One window of Erwinia aphidicola genomic DNA carries:
- a CDS encoding PTS transporter subunit EIIC encodes MEKSTRLAQALLQGIGGAANIIKLENCMTRVRVEVSDEGLLQLNDLRQLEGVKGYVKQGSQHQFIVGPGAAAKVVEAMRSLMSPAAIDSVRENRARARAKYHAPLSDALRQLANVFIPLIPAFIASGLITGVINIIKRPDIVGDIATQYPNLLGLAAIFGSAIFTIMNILVGVNTARVFGGSTALGGVMAGILSSPALANITLFGEPLVPGRGGVIAVLLVVALMCWIEKRLRARLPESLELILNPLLTTLITATLAIVLLQPLGGTISDAIAHGATLAIDRGGVLVGALLAGTFLPLVLTGLHQGMVPIHVELVQAHGSNALLPILAMAGVGQIGASVAVLLKTRNARLKKLVKGALPVGILGVGEPLIFGVTLPLGRPFIAACLGGAVGGAVISYAKVATLITFGLSGLPLALTIVAGKVMMYLAGWLTAAVCGFLFAWFMGFNDPEE; translated from the coding sequence ATGGAAAAGTCTACCCGGCTGGCGCAGGCGCTGCTGCAGGGCATTGGCGGCGCGGCCAATATCATTAAGCTGGAAAACTGCATGACGCGGGTGCGCGTTGAGGTCAGCGATGAAGGGCTGCTGCAGCTCAACGATTTGCGCCAGCTGGAGGGCGTAAAAGGCTACGTCAAGCAGGGGAGCCAGCACCAGTTTATCGTCGGTCCGGGCGCGGCAGCCAAAGTGGTGGAGGCGATGCGCAGCCTGATGAGCCCTGCGGCGATCGACAGCGTGCGTGAAAACAGAGCGCGGGCTAGGGCGAAATATCATGCTCCGCTCAGTGACGCACTGCGCCAGCTGGCGAACGTATTTATCCCGCTGATCCCGGCATTTATCGCCTCCGGGCTGATCACCGGGGTGATTAACATCATTAAGCGCCCGGATATCGTCGGCGATATTGCAACGCAGTATCCCAACCTTCTCGGACTGGCGGCGATCTTCGGCAGCGCGATTTTCACCATTATGAATATTCTGGTCGGCGTGAACACCGCCCGCGTATTTGGCGGCTCGACCGCGCTGGGCGGCGTGATGGCCGGGATACTCTCCAGCCCGGCGCTGGCAAATATCACGCTGTTTGGGGAACCGCTGGTGCCCGGGCGCGGCGGGGTGATCGCGGTGCTGCTGGTGGTTGCGCTGATGTGCTGGATTGAAAAACGGCTGCGCGCGCGCCTGCCGGAGTCGCTGGAGCTGATCCTCAATCCGCTGCTGACGACACTGATTACTGCCACGCTGGCGATTGTGCTACTGCAACCCTTGGGCGGCACGATCTCCGATGCCATCGCGCACGGGGCCACGCTGGCTATCGATCGCGGTGGCGTGCTGGTCGGGGCGCTGCTGGCGGGAACGTTTCTGCCGCTGGTGCTCACCGGGCTGCACCAGGGGATGGTGCCAATCCACGTGGAGCTGGTGCAGGCACACGGCTCTAACGCGCTGCTGCCCATTCTGGCAATGGCTGGCGTCGGGCAAATTGGCGCATCCGTGGCGGTGCTGCTGAAAACCCGTAACGCACGTTTGAAAAAGCTGGTGAAAGGGGCGCTGCCGGTTGGCATTCTGGGCGTGGGGGAGCCGCTGATCTTCGGCGTCACCCTGCCGCTTGGCCGCCCGTTTATCGCCGCCTGTCTCGGCGGGGCGGTGGGCGGCGCGGTAATCAGCTATGCTAAGGTCGCTACCCTGATCACCTTCGGTCTCTCCGGCTTGCCGCTGGCGCTGACCATTGTGGCTGGAAAAGTGATGATGTATCTGGCAGGCTGGCTGACAGCTGCTGTATGCGGTTTCCTGTTTGCCTGGTTTATGGGCTTTAACGATCCTGAGGAGTAA
- the pdxJ gene encoding pyridoxine 5'-phosphate synthase — protein MAELLLGVNIDHVATVRNARGTQYPDPVQAAFVSEQAGADGITVHLREDRRHITDRDVRILRQTIQTRMNLEMAVTDEMVDIACEVVPHFCCLVPEKREEVTTEGGLDVAGQQDKVTAAVQRLNAAGILVSLFIDADHRQIDAAVAAGAPYIEIHTGAYAEAAEGPERDAELARIAEAATYAAGKGLKVNAGHGLTYHNVQPIAVLPEMHELNIGHAIIGRALFSGLADAVKEMKQLMREARR, from the coding sequence ATGGCTGAGTTGTTGTTAGGCGTTAATATCGATCACGTGGCCACCGTGCGTAATGCGCGCGGCACGCAATATCCCGACCCGGTACAGGCGGCGTTTGTCTCCGAACAGGCCGGTGCCGATGGCATTACCGTACACCTGCGCGAAGATCGCCGTCATATCACCGACCGCGATGTGCGCATTCTGCGTCAGACCATTCAGACGCGCATGAACCTGGAAATGGCCGTCACCGATGAGATGGTCGATATCGCCTGCGAGGTCGTGCCGCATTTCTGCTGTCTGGTGCCGGAAAAGCGTGAAGAAGTGACCACCGAGGGAGGGCTGGATGTTGCCGGCCAGCAGGATAAAGTGACGGCGGCAGTACAGCGCCTTAATGCGGCTGGTATTCTGGTCTCCCTGTTTATTGATGCCGACCATCGCCAGATTGACGCCGCCGTGGCGGCGGGCGCTCCCTACATCGAAATCCACACCGGTGCCTACGCTGAAGCCGCAGAAGGCCCGGAGCGTGACGCCGAGCTGGCACGTATTGCCGAGGCGGCCACCTACGCCGCAGGCAAAGGCCTGAAGGTCAATGCGGGCCACGGCCTCACCTACCATAACGTCCAGCCGATTGCGGTTCTGCCGGAGATGCATGAGCTGAACATCGGCCATGCAATTATTGGCCGGGCGCTCTTCAGCGGGCTGGCTGACGCAGTGAAAGAGATGAAGCAGCTGATGCGGGAAGCGCGTCGCTAA
- the recO gene encoding DNA repair protein RecO, translated as MEGWQRAFVLHGRPWSETSLLLDLFSEQHGRVRVLAKGARSKRSSLKGALQPFTPLLVRWGGRGEVKTLRGAEPVSLALPLSGITLYCGLYVNELLSRVLEHETAFSELFFDYLHCIQGLAGVTGSPEPTLRRFELAMLGHLGYGVDFLHCAGSGEEVADEMTYSYREEKGFIASLVVNNRSFTGRHLRALYQREFPDADTLRAAKRFTRIALKPYLGGKPLKSTELFRQFLPRKPADAAPAADE; from the coding sequence ATGGAAGGCTGGCAACGCGCGTTTGTCCTGCATGGACGCCCCTGGAGCGAAACCAGCCTGCTGCTTGACCTGTTCTCCGAACAGCACGGCAGGGTACGGGTACTGGCCAAAGGTGCCCGTTCCAAACGCTCCAGCCTGAAGGGCGCATTACAGCCTTTCACCCCGCTGCTGGTGCGCTGGGGCGGTCGCGGCGAAGTGAAAACGCTGCGCGGGGCTGAACCTGTCTCTCTGGCGCTGCCTCTCTCCGGTATTACTCTCTACTGTGGTCTCTACGTCAACGAACTGCTTTCCCGCGTGCTGGAACACGAAACGGCTTTCAGCGAGCTGTTTTTTGACTATCTGCACTGCATTCAGGGGCTGGCAGGCGTGACCGGCTCGCCGGAACCTACGCTGAGGCGCTTTGAGCTGGCGATGCTCGGCCATCTTGGCTACGGCGTTGATTTCCTGCACTGCGCGGGCAGCGGCGAAGAGGTCGCCGATGAGATGACCTATAGCTATCGTGAAGAGAAGGGCTTTATTGCCAGTCTGGTGGTGAACAACCGCAGCTTTACCGGACGCCACCTGCGCGCGCTCTACCAGCGTGAATTCCCCGATGCCGATACCCTGCGCGCCGCCAAGCGCTTCACCCGCATTGCGCTGAAGCCTTACCTTGGCGGTAAACCTCTCAAGAGCACCGAGCTTTTTCGTCAGTTTTTGCCGAGAAAACCAGCGGACGCAGCGCCAGCCGCGGACGAATAG
- the era gene encoding GTPase Era, with protein sequence MSEQTTHCGFIAIVGRPNVGKSTLLNQLLGQKISITSRKPQTTRHRIMGIHTEGDYQAIYVDTPGLHMEEKRAINRLMNRAASSSIGDVEMVIFVVEGTKWTADDEMVLNKLKDGRVPVLLAINKIDNLTDKSILLPHLQFLGQQMSFMDVVPISAEKGDNVDTIASIVRKRLPEAEHHFPEDYITDRSQRFMASEIIREKLMRFLGAELPYSVTVEIEQFVTNERGGLTINGLILVEREGQKKMVIGNKGAKIKVIGTEARRDMEDMFESKVHLELWVKVKSGWADDERALRSLGYTDDL encoded by the coding sequence ATGAGCGAACAAACTACCCATTGCGGCTTTATTGCTATTGTAGGCCGCCCGAACGTTGGTAAATCTACACTACTGAACCAGTTACTGGGGCAGAAGATTTCCATCACCTCGCGTAAGCCACAAACCACGCGCCACCGTATTATGGGCATCCATACTGAAGGGGATTATCAGGCGATCTACGTCGATACCCCCGGCCTGCATATGGAAGAGAAAAGGGCGATCAACCGCCTGATGAACCGCGCTGCCAGCAGCTCAATCGGCGATGTTGAAATGGTGATCTTCGTGGTTGAAGGCACCAAATGGACCGCCGATGACGAGATGGTGCTGAACAAGCTGAAAGATGGCCGCGTGCCGGTGCTGCTGGCGATCAACAAGATTGACAACCTCACGGACAAAAGCATTCTGCTGCCGCACCTGCAGTTCCTGGGGCAGCAGATGAGCTTTATGGACGTGGTGCCCATTTCTGCCGAAAAGGGCGACAACGTTGATACCATCGCCAGCATCGTGCGTAAGCGTCTGCCGGAGGCTGAGCACCACTTCCCGGAAGATTATATTACCGACCGTTCGCAGCGTTTTATGGCCTCCGAAATCATCCGCGAAAAGCTGATGCGTTTCCTCGGCGCGGAACTGCCCTACTCGGTGACCGTAGAAATCGAACAGTTTGTGACCAACGAGCGCGGCGGGCTGACCATTAATGGTTTGATCCTCGTGGAGCGCGAAGGTCAGAAGAAAATGGTCATCGGTAATAAAGGCGCCAAGATCAAAGTGATCGGCACTGAAGCGCGCCGTGATATGGAAGATATGTTCGAGTCGAAAGTTCACCTCGAGCTGTGGGTGAAAGTGAAGTCCGGCTGGGCGGATGACGAACGCGCCTTACGCAGCCTGGGCTATACCGACGATCTCTGA
- the rnc gene encoding ribonuclease III, giving the protein MNPIVINKLQRKLGYTFTHQELLQQALTHRSASSKHNERLEFLGDSILSYVIANALYQRFPRVDEGDMSRMRATLVRGNTLAEMAREFDLGECLRLGPGELKSGGYRRESILADTVEALIGGVFLDSDIQTVEQLILNWYASRLDQISPGDKQKDPKTRLQEFLQGRHLPLPSYLVVQVRGEAHDQEFTIHCQVSGMAEPVVGTGSSRRKAEQAAAEQALIKLGIE; this is encoded by the coding sequence ATGAACCCCATCGTAATTAACAAGCTTCAACGAAAGCTGGGCTACACTTTTACCCATCAGGAATTGTTACAGCAGGCGCTCACTCACCGCAGCGCCAGCAGTAAACACAACGAACGACTGGAATTCCTGGGCGACTCAATTCTGAGTTACGTCATTGCTAACGCCCTTTATCAGCGCTTCCCGCGCGTGGATGAAGGCGACATGAGCCGCATGCGCGCCACGCTGGTGCGTGGCAACACGCTGGCTGAAATGGCACGGGAATTTGACCTGGGCGAATGTTTACGCCTGGGGCCGGGTGAACTGAAAAGCGGCGGCTACCGTCGTGAATCGATTCTTGCGGATACCGTGGAAGCGCTGATTGGCGGGGTTTTCCTCGACAGCGATATCCAGACGGTAGAGCAGCTGATCCTCAACTGGTACGCCAGTCGTCTCGATCAGATCAGCCCGGGCGATAAACAAAAGGATCCAAAAACGCGTCTGCAGGAGTTCTTGCAGGGTCGTCATCTGCCGTTACCATCTTATCTGGTGGTACAGGTGCGTGGCGAAGCGCACGATCAGGAATTTACTATTCACTGCCAGGTAAGCGGCATGGCAGAACCGGTTGTGGGAACCGGCTCCAGCCGACGCAAAGCTGAGCAGGCAGCGGCCGAACAGGCGCTGATTAAGCTGGGAATTGAATGA
- the acpS gene encoding holo-ACP synthase → MAILGLGTDIVEIARIEGVISRSGDRLAKRVLSDNEWRQYQAHQQPVRFLAKRFAVKEAAAKAFGTGIRGGLAFNQFEVYNDELGKPGLRFFQHAQEVANKLGVAHVHVTLADERHYACATVIIEN, encoded by the coding sequence ATGGCTATTCTCGGCCTCGGCACCGACATCGTGGAGATCGCCCGTATTGAAGGGGTGATCTCCCGCTCCGGCGATCGGCTGGCAAAGCGGGTGTTGAGTGATAATGAATGGCGGCAGTATCAGGCCCATCAGCAGCCGGTGCGCTTTCTGGCTAAACGTTTTGCGGTAAAAGAAGCGGCGGCGAAAGCCTTCGGCACCGGGATCCGCGGTGGGCTGGCGTTTAATCAGTTTGAAGTTTACAACGATGAGCTGGGCAAACCCGGCCTGCGCTTTTTCCAGCACGCGCAGGAAGTGGCGAATAAGCTCGGCGTGGCACACGTCCACGTCACGCTGGCCGACGAGCGCCATTATGCCTGTGCTACGGTGATTATCGAAAATTAA
- the murQ gene encoding N-acetylmuramic acid 6-phosphate etherase: MNLGSLVSETRNPDTLDLDNLSTLAMVTKFNQQDATVATAVSLTLPQVAAAVDAAAASLAAGGRLIYMGAGTSGRLGVLDASECPPTFGVPHGVVVGLIAGGPGALLKAVEGAEDDEQLGVSDLQALDLTANDMVVGLAASGRTPYVIGALRYARQQGCRTAAISCNPDSPIAHEAEIAISPVVGPEALTGSTRLKSGTAQKLVLNMISTGAMVKIGKVYQNLMVDMQATNIKLVDRARRMVCEATGCQPEQADAALQQVHHEVKTAILMILADIPAPEAKRRLLQHHGFLRAALKG; encoded by the coding sequence ATGAACCTTGGCTCACTGGTCTCAGAAACGCGCAACCCGGACACGCTCGACCTCGATAATCTGTCGACGCTGGCGATGGTCACCAAGTTTAATCAGCAGGATGCCACCGTTGCTACGGCGGTCAGCCTGACGCTGCCGCAGGTGGCCGCAGCCGTCGATGCCGCAGCCGCTTCTCTGGCAGCAGGTGGACGTCTGATCTACATGGGCGCTGGCACCAGCGGCCGGCTTGGCGTGCTGGATGCTTCCGAATGCCCGCCAACCTTTGGCGTGCCGCACGGCGTCGTGGTGGGGCTGATCGCCGGGGGGCCAGGCGCATTGCTGAAGGCGGTGGAAGGGGCGGAAGATGATGAACAGCTCGGCGTCAGCGACTTACAGGCGCTGGATCTGACCGCTAACGATATGGTGGTCGGGCTGGCAGCATCGGGGCGCACGCCTTACGTGATCGGCGCGCTGCGCTATGCCCGCCAGCAGGGCTGCCGCACAGCGGCAATCTCCTGTAATCCCGACTCGCCAATTGCCCATGAGGCGGAAATCGCTATCTCCCCGGTGGTTGGCCCGGAAGCGCTGACCGGATCCACACGGCTGAAATCCGGCACCGCCCAGAAGCTGGTACTGAATATGATCTCGACCGGTGCGATGGTCAAAATCGGCAAGGTGTATCAAAACCTGATGGTCGATATGCAGGCCACTAATATCAAGCTGGTCGATCGCGCACGCCGCATGGTGTGTGAGGCCACCGGCTGCCAGCCCGAGCAGGCCGATGCGGCGTTACAACAGGTTCATCACGAGGTGAAAACGGCGATTCTGATGATCCTGGCGGACATCCCAGCCCCTGAGGCTAAACGGCGCCTGCTACAGCATCATGGCTTCCTGCGTGCTGCACTGAAAGGATAA
- the lepA gene encoding translation elongation factor 4, translating to MKHIRNFSIIAHIDHGKSTLSDRLIQICGGLTEREMAAQVLDSMDLERERGITIKAQSVTLDYHSPDGKTYQLNFIDTPGHVDFSYEVSRSLAACEGALLVVDAGQGVEAQTLANCYTAMEMDLEVVPVLNKIDLPAADPDRVAQEIEDIVGIDATDAVRCSAKTGIGVPDVLERLVRDIPPPEGDPEAPLQALIIDSWFDNYLGVVSLVRIKNGTMRKGDKIKVMSTGQVYNADRLGIFTPKRVDTDVLNCGEVGWLVCAIKDILGAPVGDTLTQSRNPADKALPGFKKVKPQVYAGLFPISSDDYEAFRDALGKLSLNDASLFYEPESSTALGFGFRCGFLGLLHMEIIQERLEREYDLELITTAPTVVYEVVTTDNQIIYVDSPGKLPPLNNIEELREPIAECHMLLPQEFLGNVITLCIEKRGVQTNMVYHGNQVALTYEIPMAEVVLDFFDRLKSTSRGYASLDYNFKRFQASNMVRVDVLINSERVDALALITHNDNAPYRGRELVEKMKDLIPRQQFDIAIQAAIGNHIIARSTVKQLRKNVLAKCYGGDVSRKKKLLQKQKDGKKRMKQVGNVELPQEAFLAILHVGKDSK from the coding sequence ATGAAGCACATAAGAAACTTTTCTATCATCGCCCACATCGACCACGGTAAATCCACGCTCTCTGACCGTCTGATCCAGATTTGCGGCGGGTTAACCGAACGCGAAATGGCTGCGCAGGTTCTGGATTCCATGGATTTAGAGCGTGAGCGCGGCATCACCATTAAAGCGCAGAGCGTGACGCTCGATTACCATTCACCCGATGGTAAAACTTACCAGCTCAATTTTATCGACACTCCGGGACACGTTGACTTCTCCTATGAAGTTTCGCGCTCGCTGGCGGCCTGTGAAGGTGCATTGCTGGTGGTGGATGCCGGGCAGGGCGTAGAAGCTCAGACCCTGGCAAACTGCTACACCGCGATGGAAATGGATCTGGAAGTCGTACCTGTACTGAACAAAATTGACCTGCCGGCGGCCGATCCGGATCGCGTGGCGCAGGAGATTGAAGATATTGTCGGCATTGATGCCACTGATGCGGTGCGCTGTTCAGCGAAAACCGGTATCGGCGTGCCTGACGTGCTCGAGCGCCTGGTGCGCGACATTCCACCGCCGGAAGGTGACCCGGAAGCCCCGCTGCAGGCGCTGATCATCGACTCCTGGTTCGACAACTACCTTGGCGTCGTCTCGCTTGTGCGTATCAAAAACGGCACCATGCGTAAAGGCGACAAAATTAAGGTGATGAGCACCGGTCAGGTTTATAACGCTGACCGTCTGGGTATCTTCACGCCGAAGCGCGTTGATACCGACGTGCTGAACTGTGGTGAAGTAGGCTGGCTGGTATGTGCTATCAAGGACATTCTTGGCGCTCCGGTCGGGGATACTCTGACCCAGTCACGTAACCCCGCTGACAAAGCATTGCCAGGCTTTAAAAAAGTGAAGCCGCAGGTTTACGCCGGTCTGTTCCCCATCAGCTCTGACGACTATGAAGCCTTCCGTGATGCGCTTGGCAAGCTGAGCCTGAACGATGCTTCCCTGTTCTATGAGCCGGAAAGCTCTACCGCGCTGGGCTTTGGCTTCCGCTGTGGCTTCCTGGGTCTGTTGCACATGGAGATCATCCAGGAACGTCTGGAGCGTGAGTACGATCTCGAGCTGATCACCACGGCACCTACCGTGGTTTACGAAGTGGTGACCACCGACAACCAGATCATCTATGTGGACAGCCCGGGTAAACTGCCGCCGCTGAACAACATTGAAGAGCTGCGCGAGCCCATCGCCGAGTGTCACATGCTGCTGCCGCAGGAGTTCCTCGGCAACGTCATTACGCTCTGTATCGAGAAGCGCGGCGTGCAGACCAACATGGTTTACCACGGTAACCAGGTTGCGCTGACCTATGAAATCCCGATGGCGGAAGTGGTACTCGACTTCTTCGACCGTCTGAAGTCAACGTCCCGTGGCTACGCGTCGCTGGACTACAACTTCAAACGCTTCCAGGCGTCCAACATGGTGCGCGTTGATGTTCTGATTAACTCCGAGCGCGTCGATGCGCTGGCGCTGATCACCCACAACGACAACGCGCCGTACCGCGGCCGCGAGCTGGTCGAGAAAATGAAAGACCTGATCCCGCGTCAGCAGTTCGACATCGCGATTCAGGCGGCCATTGGCAACCACATTATTGCCCGTTCAACGGTGAAACAGCTGCGTAAAAACGTGCTGGCTAAGTGCTATGGCGGTGACGTCAGCCGTAAGAAAAAGCTGCTGCAGAAACAGAAAGACGGTAAGAAACGTATGAAGCAGGTGGGTAACGTTGAGTTGCCGCAGGAAGCGTTCCTGGCCATTCTGCACGTAGGTAAAGACAGCAAATAA
- a CDS encoding YfhL family 4Fe-4S dicluster ferredoxin produces MALLITKKCINCDMCEPECPNQAIAMGDEFYEIDGERCTECIGHYDAPTCQQVCPIDNTIIVDPQRIESNEQLWDKFVELHTTG; encoded by the coding sequence ATGGCGCTGCTGATCACCAAAAAATGTATCAATTGCGATATGTGTGAGCCGGAGTGCCCGAACCAGGCGATTGCGATGGGGGATGAGTTCTACGAAATTGACGGCGAGCGCTGTACCGAATGCATCGGACACTACGACGCCCCTACCTGTCAGCAGGTCTGCCCGATTGATAACACCATTATTGTTGACCCACAGCGCATTGAGAGCAATGAGCAGCTGTGGGACAAGTTTGTAGAACTGCATACGACAGGTTAA
- the lepB gene encoding signal peptidase I: MANMFALILAIATLVTGIVWCIDKFKWAPARRAKRAAAQAEGIAETKADKQPGWVETTASVFPVLFVVFVVRSFIYEPFQIPSGSMMPTLLIGDFILVEKYAYGIKDPITQTTLIETGHPKRGDIAVFKYPKDPSLDYIKRVVGLPGDRVVYDPLSKTVSIQPACDGGTPCDKALAVTYSDVQPSDFIQTFSGFSGNEVGNGFYQVPQGESMQGGLRLATRNETLGDVTHRILLVTQAQSQPGSYYQQPGQPQSSWVVPQGMYFMMGDNRDNSADSRYWGFVPERNLVGKATAIWMSFDKQEGEWPTGVRLSRIGGIH, encoded by the coding sequence ATGGCTAATATGTTCGCCCTGATTTTGGCGATAGCAACGCTCGTCACCGGTATTGTCTGGTGCATCGATAAGTTCAAATGGGCGCCGGCCCGTCGCGCCAAACGCGCGGCGGCGCAGGCCGAAGGCATTGCGGAAACCAAGGCTGACAAGCAGCCGGGTTGGGTGGAAACCACGGCATCGGTATTCCCGGTGCTGTTCGTGGTGTTTGTGGTGCGCTCATTTATCTATGAGCCGTTCCAGATCCCTTCCGGTTCAATGATGCCAACGCTGCTGATTGGTGACTTTATCCTGGTAGAGAAATACGCCTACGGGATTAAAGATCCGATTACTCAGACCACGCTGATCGAAACTGGCCATCCGAAGCGCGGGGATATCGCGGTATTTAAATACCCGAAAGATCCGAGCCTGGATTACATTAAGCGCGTTGTTGGCCTGCCGGGTGACCGCGTGGTGTACGATCCGTTGAGCAAAACGGTCTCAATTCAGCCCGCCTGTGATGGCGGCACGCCGTGCGATAAAGCGCTGGCAGTGACCTATTCAGACGTGCAGCCAAGCGACTTTATTCAGACCTTTAGCGGCTTCAGCGGTAACGAAGTTGGCAACGGTTTCTATCAGGTACCACAGGGCGAATCGATGCAGGGCGGCCTGCGTTTAGCCACCCGCAACGAGACGCTGGGCGATGTCACCCACCGTATCCTGCTGGTAACCCAGGCGCAGAGTCAGCCGGGTTCATATTACCAGCAGCCGGGCCAGCCGCAGTCAAGCTGGGTCGTGCCGCAAGGCATGTACTTTATGATGGGTGATAACCGCGACAACAGCGCAGACAGCCGTTACTGGGGCTTTGTCCCGGAGCGTAATCTGGTAGGCAAAGCCACCGCCATCTGGATGAGCTTTGACAAGCAGGAAGGGGAATGGCCAACGGGCGTTCGTCTCAGCAGGATTGGCGGTATTCACTAA
- a CDS encoding MurR/RpiR family transcriptional regulator, which translates to MSSLLRIRQLYPSLALNERRLADFLLSQPDRARHLSSQKLADESGVSQSSVVKFAQKLGYKGFPALKLALSESLADKDAITVHNHILSDDALKVVGEKLFTEKQSAIRATLDINSEEMLLETLRLLKNAKRIVLVGIGASGLVAKDFSWKLMKIGISAVAEQDMHALLASVQALSPGDVLLAISYTGERREINLAAQEAQRIGATVLAFTGFTPNTLQQSASHCLYTVAEEQTTRSAAISSTTAQLALTDLLFMALIQRDPERASSHIRHSEALVKKLV; encoded by the coding sequence ATGAGCTCACTGCTGCGTATCCGTCAGCTGTATCCCAGCCTGGCACTGAATGAGCGCCGTCTGGCGGATTTCCTGCTGTCGCAGCCGGACCGTGCGCGCCATCTGAGTTCACAAAAGCTGGCTGACGAGTCAGGGGTGAGCCAGTCAAGCGTGGTGAAATTTGCCCAGAAGCTGGGTTACAAAGGCTTTCCGGCGCTGAAGCTGGCACTGAGCGAGTCGCTGGCTGACAAAGATGCTATCACCGTGCACAACCACATTCTGAGCGACGATGCGTTAAAGGTGGTCGGTGAGAAGCTGTTTACCGAAAAGCAGTCGGCAATCCGCGCCACGCTGGATATCAACAGCGAGGAGATGCTGCTGGAAACGCTGCGCCTGCTGAAAAATGCCAAGCGTATCGTGCTGGTCGGTATTGGGGCTTCCGGCCTGGTGGCGAAAGATTTTTCCTGGAAGCTCATGAAGATTGGCATCAGCGCCGTTGCCGAGCAGGATATGCATGCGCTGCTGGCCAGCGTGCAGGCGCTCAGCCCCGGCGATGTGCTCCTGGCGATCTCCTACACCGGCGAGCGCCGCGAGATCAATCTGGCGGCGCAGGAAGCGCAGCGCATCGGTGCGACCGTGCTGGCCTTCACCGGCTTTACGCCTAACACCCTGCAGCAGTCCGCCAGCCACTGTCTCTACACCGTGGCGGAAGAGCAGACCACGCGCAGCGCGGCAATCTCCTCAACCACCGCCCAGCTGGCGCTGACCGACCTGCTGTTTATGGCGCTGATTCAGCGCGACCCGGAACGCGCCTCCAGCCATATCCGCCACAGTGAAGCGCTGGTGAAAAAACTGGTGTGA